In Hyphomicrobiaceae bacterium, the following are encoded in one genomic region:
- a CDS encoding molybdopterin-binding protein: protein MAQSDDITAALLVIGDEILSGRTKDKNIGAVADRMTQIGIRLKEVRVVADDEADIVAAVNALRARYSYVFTTGGIGPTHDDITADSIAKAFGVSIDVDPRARALMQAACDARGVELTPARLRMARLPDGAELVDHPVSIAPGFILQNVIVMAGIPDIMQVMLDAVTPRLKTGARMLSQSLQLQRAESAIADVFADHQRCYPDVAMGSYPAMHDGKPTVDLVLRGTDPARLAEAFETLKAKLAP from the coding sequence ATGGCACAGTCCGATGACATAACCGCCGCCCTTCTGGTCATTGGCGATGAGATCCTTTCAGGCCGAACCAAGGATAAGAATATTGGCGCAGTGGCCGATCGCATGACGCAGATCGGCATCCGGCTCAAGGAAGTGCGGGTGGTCGCCGATGACGAGGCGGACATCGTTGCTGCCGTCAACGCGCTGCGGGCACGCTATTCTTATGTGTTCACCACAGGCGGCATCGGCCCGACGCACGACGACATCACCGCCGACAGCATCGCAAAGGCATTCGGAGTGTCCATCGACGTCGACCCGCGCGCCCGCGCGCTGATGCAGGCTGCATGTGATGCGCGCGGGGTCGAACTGACGCCAGCGCGCCTGCGCATGGCGCGACTGCCCGACGGCGCCGAACTGGTGGATCATCCTGTTTCCATCGCGCCTGGCTTTATACTTCAGAATGTTATCGTCATGGCCGGCATCCCCGACATCATGCAGGTGATGCTCGATGCCGTGACGCCGCGTTTGAAGACGGGTGCGCGGATGCTGTCGCAGAGTTTACAGCTGCAGCGTGCGGAGAGCGCCATTGCCGACGTCTTTGCCGATCATCAACGCTGCTATCCCGATGTTGCAATGGGAAGCTACCCGGCGATGCACGACGGCAAACCGACGGTCGATCTGGTTTTGCGGGGTACAGATCCTGCGCGGCTGGCAGAGGCCTTCGAGACGCTGAAGGCCAAGCTGGCGCCATGA
- a CDS encoding creatininase family protein, with product MARDCFRSPTFVVALTFVFLSVSMLTTLRSRAAEQLRDVEIERMTSPEVADAIAHGYTTIIIPTGGTEQNGPHMVLGKHNFIVAETARRIARKLGNALVAPVMTYVPEGDIATREGHMAYPGTISLPPAVFVSVLENAAASFRAHGFKTIVLLGDSGPNQAPQKRVADALSEAWANDGVRVIQASSYYADNGGEAWLVAQGETKSQIGTHAGIRDTSELMAVYPDGIRKDKLAADEKGVVGDPTRASAERGEKLLDLKVEAAVRDITAGMARP from the coding sequence CTGAGGTCCCGCGCCGCTGAGCAATTGCGGGATGTCGAGATAGAGCGCATGACCTCTCCCGAGGTGGCGGACGCAATCGCCCATGGCTACACGACCATTATTATTCCCACCGGAGGCACAGAGCAGAACGGCCCGCACATGGTGCTCGGTAAGCATAACTTTATCGTCGCCGAAACGGCGCGCCGCATTGCACGCAAGCTCGGCAATGCGCTGGTCGCCCCGGTAATGACCTATGTGCCCGAGGGAGATATCGCGACGCGCGAAGGCCACATGGCGTACCCCGGCACGATCAGCCTGCCGCCTGCGGTATTCGTTTCCGTGCTGGAAAATGCCGCCGCAAGTTTCCGCGCCCATGGTTTCAAGACCATTGTGCTGCTTGGCGACAGCGGGCCCAATCAAGCCCCCCAGAAGCGGGTAGCAGACGCGCTTAGCGAAGCCTGGGCCAACGACGGGGTTCGCGTCATCCAGGCCAGTTCCTATTATGCCGACAATGGAGGCGAAGCCTGGTTGGTAGCGCAGGGCGAGACCAAGTCCCAGATCGGCACCCATGCGGGCATCCGGGACACATCCGAGCTGATGGCGGTTTACCCGGACGGAATACGCAAGGACAAGCTGGCTGCCGATGAAAAAGGCGTGGTCGGCGATCCCACTCGGGCCAGTGCCGAGCGCGGCGAAAAGCTCTTGGACTTGAAAGTTGAGGCGGCAGTGCGCGATATCACGGCTGGGATGGCGCGGCCATGA
- a CDS encoding class I SAM-dependent methyltransferase — MPTQLKSLSIASSSGFPDYTLLDCGAGRKLEKFGKILVDRPEAQALWTPRLEKADWGKAHAVFSASGEDDEKGKWRIDKPVPDQWPVVVDGVTMLCKLSGLWHLGLFPEQRPHWQWMLGELAKVKGEPPRVLNLFGYTGCASLLAAKAGAEVTHVDASKKAIAWGRENQAASKLDNAKIRWILDDAAKFTAREVRRGRTYHMVLVDPPKFGRGPGGEVWDLFTHVPGLIADCAKLLAPNRAGLVLTVYAIRASAIAFDQLLRDTLSDRGGAFDTGELAIRAQSGPMVPTSLFVRWTSAP; from the coding sequence ATGCCTACTCAGCTCAAATCCCTATCGATCGCCTCTTCATCAGGTTTTCCGGACTACACCCTTCTCGACTGCGGGGCAGGGCGGAAACTTGAAAAGTTCGGCAAGATATTGGTCGACAGGCCGGAAGCCCAGGCGCTTTGGACTCCGCGCCTTGAAAAGGCAGACTGGGGCAAGGCGCACGCGGTCTTTTCAGCCTCGGGAGAGGACGACGAAAAGGGTAAGTGGCGGATCGACAAACCGGTTCCCGATCAGTGGCCGGTGGTCGTCGATGGCGTCACGATGTTGTGCAAGCTGTCGGGGCTTTGGCATCTGGGGCTGTTTCCAGAGCAGCGCCCTCACTGGCAATGGATGCTCGGCGAATTGGCCAAGGTGAAGGGCGAACCCCCGCGCGTGCTCAATTTATTCGGATACACGGGCTGTGCGTCGCTGCTGGCCGCCAAGGCGGGCGCCGAGGTGACGCACGTCGATGCGTCCAAGAAGGCCATCGCGTGGGGGCGTGAAAATCAGGCGGCGTCCAAACTCGATAACGCGAAGATCCGCTGGATTCTGGACGACGCGGCGAAGTTCACCGCGCGCGAAGTCCGCCGAGGGCGTACCTACCACATGGTCCTGGTCGATCCGCCGAAGTTCGGCCGTGGGCCGGGCGGCGAGGTGTGGGATCTGTTCACCCATGTACCGGGGCTCATCGCCGACTGCGCCAAGCTGCTGGCGCCCAATCGAGCCGGTCTCGTCTTGACGGTCTACGCCATTCGCGCCTCGGCAATCGCTTTCGACCAGTTGTTGCGCGACACCCTCTCCGATCGGGGCGGCGCGTTCGACACAGGCGAGCTTGCCATCCGGGCTCAGAGCGGCCCTATGGTGCCGACGTCGCTGTTCGTGCGCTGGACGAGCGCGCCATGA
- a CDS encoding septal ring lytic transglycosylase RlpA family protein, with protein sequence MLTAYVRAIAGRSMSRPLAAVLVASLAALSPLAAQAKVPGKTYCFNHVCHTVKTIPEMVKLVGSEESLSTSFYDDCKRDRYNPCGLTSSGEKFHPNDADNAASPVYPNGTVLLIWNPANGEAATVRVNNSGPYWGKRKLDVSRATAEKLGFKNKGVAKLVVRVVSAPSLSEARYKKNRHYAKVPGHMGKYTTMAAANSAMVVAMADISATKLAAADLIVEQGPAASEDENETTPADGLRAAARRALGLKPDVRRVAPSTLTAQEIYTRIRLVY encoded by the coding sequence ATGTTGACCGCGTATGTCCGCGCCATCGCGGGCCGTTCGATGAGCCGTCCGCTCGCAGCCGTGCTTGTAGCTTCACTTGCAGCGCTTTCACCGCTCGCGGCCCAGGCCAAGGTGCCAGGCAAAACTTACTGCTTCAACCACGTCTGCCACACAGTCAAAACCATTCCCGAGATGGTCAAGCTCGTCGGTTCTGAGGAAAGCCTTTCGACCTCGTTCTATGATGATTGCAAGCGCGATCGTTACAATCCGTGCGGTCTCACTTCGTCGGGCGAGAAGTTTCATCCCAACGACGCAGACAACGCAGCAAGCCCGGTCTATCCCAACGGGACGGTGCTGCTGATTTGGAATCCTGCCAACGGCGAGGCCGCAACTGTGCGCGTCAACAACTCCGGTCCCTACTGGGGTAAGCGTAAACTCGATGTTTCGCGCGCCACTGCAGAAAAGCTGGGATTCAAGAACAAGGGTGTGGCGAAGCTGGTTGTGCGGGTGGTCTCCGCCCCGTCGTTGTCCGAGGCGCGCTACAAGAAGAACCGCCATTACGCCAAAGTGCCCGGTCATATGGGCAAGTACACCACGATGGCCGCTGCGAATTCGGCGATGGTCGTGGCAATGGCGGATATTTCTGCAACGAAGCTTGCAGCCGCTGATCTCATCGTAGAGCAGGGTCCGGCCGCTTCTGAAGACGAGAACGAGACGACGCCCGCCGATGGTTTGCGTGCAGCGGCTCGCCGCGCTCTCGGCTTAAAGCCCGACGTTCGCCGGGTTGCGCCCTCTACGCTCACGGCGCAGGAAATCTACACCCGCATTCGCCTAGTCTATTGA
- a CDS encoding endonuclease/exonuclease/phosphatase family protein has protein sequence MRLATYNVENLFARAKALNLADPHAAAPILERFAELNNLFEEPTYTDEMKSRMLLLLGELGIGKTNDGPYVILRENRGQLIVSSKLKGTRIVASGRGDWVGWLEMKKDIINEVATRNTAQVVRDVDPDVLAVIECEGRQALREFSHQLLPLVGGTPFDNIMLIDGNDDRGIDVGLMSRRGHHIGWMQSHADDRTTLGEYVFSRDCPEFGVRTPSRETVWVLVNHFKSKGYGNQDSSARKRWLQAESVRRIVERLELEKASLVAVVGDFNDTPDSAPLAPLLHESVFKDIFAHKNFDNGGRPGTFGRCSERDKIDYILLSPALFERVKTGGVWRKGIWGPNKRPLWEVYPEMKQSFHAASDHGCVWCELEV, from the coding sequence ATGCGGCTTGCGACCTATAACGTCGAGAACCTGTTTGCACGCGCCAAGGCGTTGAACCTTGCCGACCCGCATGCCGCCGCACCAATCCTGGAACGCTTTGCAGAACTCAACAATCTGTTCGAAGAACCCACTTACACCGACGAAATGAAGTCGCGCATGTTGCTGCTTCTGGGCGAACTAGGCATCGGCAAAACCAATGACGGCCCCTACGTCATTCTGCGCGAGAACCGCGGGCAGCTCATCGTTTCCTCCAAACTGAAGGGGACGCGCATCGTTGCCAGCGGACGAGGCGACTGGGTGGGCTGGCTCGAGATGAAGAAGGACATCATCAACGAGGTGGCGACCCGCAATACGGCCCAGGTCGTGCGCGATGTTGATCCCGATGTGCTCGCCGTGATCGAATGCGAAGGCCGCCAGGCGCTGCGGGAGTTCTCCCATCAGCTGCTCCCCCTGGTTGGGGGCACCCCTTTCGACAACATCATGCTGATTGACGGCAATGACGATCGCGGCATCGATGTCGGGCTGATGAGCCGACGCGGACACCACATCGGATGGATGCAAAGCCACGCCGACGATCGCACGACGCTTGGCGAATACGTATTCAGCCGCGATTGCCCCGAGTTCGGCGTGCGCACGCCTTCGCGCGAAACCGTCTGGGTGCTCGTCAATCATTTCAAAAGCAAGGGCTATGGCAACCAGGACTCTTCCGCCCGCAAACGATGGCTGCAAGCGGAAAGCGTTCGCCGCATCGTCGAGCGGCTAGAACTTGAAAAGGCATCGCTCGTCGCCGTTGTCGGCGACTTCAACGACACGCCCGATAGCGCACCGCTTGCGCCCTTGCTGCACGAGAGCGTCTTCAAGGACATCTTTGCGCATAAGAATTTCGACAATGGCGGACGGCCCGGCACCTTCGGGCGATGTTCCGAGCGCGACAAGATCGACTACATTTTGCTCTCGCCCGCCCTGTTCGAGCGCGTCAAGACGGGCGGTGTGTGGCGCAAAGGAATTTGGGGTCCGAACAAGAGGCCTCTGTGGGAAGTGTACCCCGAGATGAAACAATCGTTTCATGCCGCCTCGGACCACGGCTGCGTATGGTGCGAGTTGGAGGTTTAG
- a CDS encoding 50S ribosomal protein L11 methyltransferase, translating to MRIEYHRTLIADKVRNEAFYKALKAVIVPGKTTVADIGAGTGLLGLMASKLGAREVLLFEMAEVAGIAAKVLKANRARNCQIIPCHSSEFNDPPRVDVVVSETLGNYAFEEHMIATFHDAQMRFLRDGGVMIPSGVTQFVAPVVAPRIDNELRAWERVGHGLDLSVAQTMSLNNAYVRTLKAAELLDGMASAREWDAVRLGADKRSNRKGETSWKLTHPATVYGFACWWQADLGNGISLSTAPDAPRTHWEQLYFPLLSPLKIKARETLMVSIRSQSSEESGTNMAWTAVHFDAAGKSMQRQVLDLDKGYLP from the coding sequence ATGCGCATCGAATATCATCGCACGCTAATAGCAGACAAAGTTCGTAACGAGGCTTTTTACAAGGCGCTTAAGGCCGTCATCGTACCAGGCAAGACGACGGTCGCGGATATTGGTGCTGGCACGGGGTTGTTGGGTCTGATGGCTTCCAAGCTCGGCGCCCGAGAGGTGTTACTGTTTGAAATGGCGGAAGTCGCGGGCATTGCCGCCAAGGTGCTTAAAGCCAACCGCGCGAGGAATTGTCAGATCATTCCGTGCCATTCGAGCGAGTTCAATGACCCGCCGCGCGTCGATGTCGTCGTTTCCGAGACGCTCGGGAACTACGCTTTCGAAGAGCACATGATTGCAACCTTCCATGATGCCCAGATGCGCTTTCTGCGTGACGGCGGTGTGATGATCCCCTCGGGCGTGACGCAGTTCGTTGCCCCCGTCGTAGCGCCGCGCATCGACAACGAACTGCGCGCCTGGGAGCGGGTCGGTCATGGCCTTGATCTGTCAGTCGCCCAAACCATGAGCCTCAACAACGCGTATGTGCGAACACTAAAGGCGGCCGAACTTCTGGATGGAATGGCGAGCGCGCGGGAATGGGACGCCGTTCGGCTGGGTGCCGACAAGCGTTCCAACCGCAAGGGTGAGACGAGTTGGAAACTGACCCATCCTGCGACCGTTTACGGGTTCGCCTGCTGGTGGCAGGCCGATCTGGGCAATGGCATCTCCTTGTCGACCGCGCCCGATGCCCCCCGGACGCACTGGGAGCAGCTCTATTTTCCGCTCCTGTCGCCCCTCAAGATCAAGGCGCGCGAAACATTGATGGTGTCGATCCGTTCGCAATCCAGCGAGGAGAGCGGCACGAACATGGCGTGGACGGCGGTGCATTTCGATGCGGCTGGCAAGTCTATGCAACGCCAGGTTCTCGACCTCGACAAGGGTTATCTGCCGTAG
- a CDS encoding RNA methyltransferase, with translation MNDRPREPKVITSLTNDRIKAIRALDMRKVRKETGLFVAEGASLLVTARDNGFVPRTLVYQAGSVDSGINKGLVSWALNEGTEVLEVSAQVLGKLASKDNPQTMLGVFAQSFAGAPKLEDLRADQTWLALEEVRDPGNLGTIIRTCDAVGMAGIILVGNCCDPYSLESIRATMGSIFCVPLVRMTADGFMAQLSKWPGDVVATDLRATEDFRSASYEGPQLVVMGSEGPGLSERVSKAATRRVKIPMSGRLDSLNLAIATALTLYQIRSPHLKL, from the coding sequence ATGAACGACAGACCGCGCGAGCCCAAAGTTATAACCAGCCTCACCAACGACCGTATCAAGGCGATCCGTGCGCTCGATATGCGCAAGGTGCGCAAAGAGACAGGTTTGTTTGTTGCCGAGGGGGCGTCACTTCTGGTGACCGCACGCGATAACGGCTTTGTCCCTCGCACGCTGGTCTATCAAGCTGGAAGTGTCGACAGCGGCATCAACAAGGGACTCGTGAGCTGGGCCTTGAACGAAGGTACGGAGGTTCTTGAGGTATCTGCCCAAGTGCTGGGAAAGCTCGCTTCCAAGGATAATCCGCAGACTATGCTCGGCGTATTCGCCCAGAGCTTTGCGGGTGCGCCCAAGCTGGAAGACTTGCGCGCCGATCAGACATGGCTCGCCCTTGAAGAAGTCCGCGATCCGGGCAACCTCGGCACCATCATCAGAACCTGCGATGCTGTCGGGATGGCAGGCATCATCCTGGTCGGCAACTGCTGCGATCCGTATTCGCTGGAGTCGATCCGCGCGACCATGGGCTCCATCTTCTGTGTTCCCCTGGTGAGAATGACCGCGGACGGATTCATGGCCCAGCTTTCAAAGTGGCCAGGCGATGTCGTCGCGACGGATTTGAGGGCAACCGAGGACTTTCGCTCGGCGTCCTACGAGGGGCCGCAACTTGTCGTCATGGGAAGTGAGGGGCCGGGTTTGTCCGAACGGGTATCGAAGGCTGCGACGCGCCGGGTGAAGATCCCAATGTCAGGCCGCCTCGACAGTCTCAATCTGGCCATTGCGACGGCGTTGACGCTTTATCAAATCCGCAGCCCGCATCTAAAACTGTGA